One genomic segment of Brevibacillus laterosporus LMG 15441 includes these proteins:
- a CDS encoding peptide ABC transporter substrate-binding protein — protein MKKNIFVLMSSVLVLGAALAGCGGNTSTSAPAATDASKQEASKGEKKVLRLNMHTEPPTADPGIAEDSTSGAVVRAIFDGLTRTDSEGKPQPSVAEKIDVSTDGKKYTFHLRDAKWSNGEPLTAHDFEFAWKRALDPATASNYAYQLYYIKGGEAFHTGKGKKEDIGVKAINDKTLEVELENPTPFFLELTSFYTYYPVNKKLVESNKDWAKEAKTIVGNGPFKMTKWEHKSKMTLEKNEHYWDADVVKIDKLEFSMVEDENTELSMYDNGELDWAGNPLSNIPLDSIPALQQNNTLITKPKASIYWYKMNTEKAPFNNAKIRKAFAYAVNRDAIVKNVTQSGQIPAMGMLPPTMAFKKEGYFKDNNVDEAKKLLAEGMKEMGWDKLPPVMISINTSENHKKIAEAVQDQWKKGLGVDVKIENSEWKVYLDKLHQGNYQIGRMGWNADFNDPINYIELFRDKKGGNNDTNWENAEYKRLVNESQKELDKAKRDALLQKAEEIFMDELPVIPVYFYTDSWVQNPKLKGVSFDAMGNIDWKWADLEQ, from the coding sequence ATGAAAAAGAATATCTTTGTACTAATGAGTTCCGTTTTGGTTTTGGGCGCAGCTTTAGCAGGATGTGGAGGTAACACAAGCACATCAGCACCGGCAGCTACTGATGCGTCGAAACAAGAAGCTTCAAAAGGTGAGAAGAAGGTATTGCGTTTGAACATGCATACTGAACCACCAACAGCAGACCCTGGCATTGCGGAGGACTCCACTTCTGGTGCAGTGGTCCGTGCAATCTTTGATGGCTTGACTCGTACCGATAGCGAAGGAAAACCACAGCCATCCGTAGCTGAAAAAATTGATGTTTCAACTGATGGCAAGAAATATACCTTCCATTTAAGAGATGCTAAATGGAGTAACGGCGAGCCGCTAACAGCGCACGATTTTGAATTCGCTTGGAAGCGTGCATTAGATCCAGCGACAGCATCCAACTATGCTTACCAACTGTATTACATTAAAGGTGGGGAAGCATTTCACACTGGAAAAGGTAAAAAAGAGGATATAGGTGTTAAAGCGATTAACGATAAGACCTTGGAAGTAGAATTGGAAAATCCAACACCATTCTTCCTAGAGCTTACTAGCTTCTATACGTATTATCCTGTAAATAAAAAGCTGGTTGAATCCAACAAAGATTGGGCTAAAGAAGCTAAGACCATCGTTGGTAACGGACCATTTAAAATGACGAAATGGGAACATAAGAGCAAAATGACTCTTGAGAAAAATGAACACTACTGGGATGCCGATGTTGTAAAAATCGACAAGCTTGAATTCTCTATGGTAGAGGATGAAAATACCGAGCTTTCCATGTATGATAACGGTGAGTTGGATTGGGCAGGTAACCCTCTAAGCAATATTCCGTTGGATTCAATTCCTGCTCTGCAACAAAATAATACGTTGATTACAAAGCCAAAGGCATCCATTTATTGGTATAAAATGAACACGGAGAAGGCTCCTTTTAATAACGCCAAAATCCGTAAAGCATTTGCCTATGCTGTAAATCGTGATGCGATCGTTAAGAACGTAACACAGTCCGGACAAATTCCAGCAATGGGAATGCTACCACCTACTATGGCATTTAAAAAAGAGGGCTACTTTAAAGATAATAATGTAGACGAAGCTAAAAAGCTCTTAGCAGAAGGTATGAAAGAAATGGGCTGGGATAAGCTGCCTCCAGTTATGATTTCAATCAACACCTCTGAAAACCATAAAAAAATTGCAGAAGCTGTTCAAGACCAATGGAAAAAAGGTCTGGGCGTTGATGTGAAGATAGAGAATTCCGAGTGGAAGGTATACTTGGATAAACTTCACCAAGGTAACTACCAAATCGGACGTATGGGTTGGAATGCTGACTTTAACGATCCAATTAACTATATTGAGTTGTTCCGTGATAAAAAGGGTGGAAACAACGATACCAACTGGGAAAATGCTGAATACAAACGACTTGTGAACGAGTCTCAAAAAGAGCTAGACAAAGCAAAGCGTGATGCGTTATTACAAAAGGCAGAGGAAATCTTCATGGACGAACTGCCAGTTATCCCGGTATACTTCTACACCGATTCCTGGGTGCAAAATCCTAAGCTGAAGGGTGTAAGCTTCGATGCTATGGGTAACATTGACTGGAAATGGGCAGATTTAGAACAATAA